One genomic window of Arachis stenosperma cultivar V10309 chromosome 10, arast.V10309.gnm1.PFL2, whole genome shotgun sequence includes the following:
- the LOC130955404 gene encoding putative FBD-associated F-box protein At5g38570: protein MADTNPLCKSVDGIISSLPDSVLCHILSFLPTSTSVRTCILSHRWRHLWKDLQFFNFSFIPDLRRRGGESAGKQHSRFLDLANAVLVQRNPLQIRNLSLVYETPYLDLNKDAVTGWVEAAIGPHLEELRLRVWSGKIGFRFVVPPGVFSCRALVNLNLDGVTLELTPEASSSIHLPSLKTLHLFLDSPDHVDSILSGCPLLETMHLTIQRFQHCAPNISALKIHVPFLKRLEFIDSGDSGIVRFELDAPSLEYLFIRLWYPVYCQFSVTNTRNVVEARVDCLIDDGYFGDKYLGLVPKLLHSLCQTRSLVLVWSTVKALLRAPIVVNLPEFRNLSNLEINLKSSNNTSLLLSMLDRCGKLHVLTIYKDTFAADAPTWIEPASVPKCLESHLLVVKFSRYHGNRGDLELIAYILQNGLVLTSMTIETIFKVDPDQHRRVTEQFCHMPKGSNTCHLNVN, encoded by the exons ATGGCCGATACAAATCCTCTTTGCAAGTCAGTCGACGGAATCATCAGCAGTCTACCGGACTCTGTCCTCTGCCAcatcctctccttcctcccAACAAGTACCTCCGTCAGAACCTGCATCCTTTCCCACAGGTGGCGCCACCTCTGGAAGGATCTCCAGTTCTTCAACTTCTCCTTCATCCCTGATCTAAGAAGACGTGGTGGTGAAAGCGCAGGAAAACAGCACAGCCGATTCCTGGATCTGGCGAATGCAGTTCTGGTCCAAAGAAACCCGCTTCAGATCCGAAACTTGAGCCTGGTTTATGAAACGCCTTACCTTGACCTCAATAAAGACGCAGTCACAGGGTGGGTTGAAGCTGCCATTGGGCCCCACCTGGAAGAGCTTCGGCTCAGGGTGTGGAGTGGTAAAATTGGATTCAGGTTTGTGGTGCCACCCGGCGTGTTCAGCTGCCGTGCGCTGGTGAACCTCAACTTGGATGGTGTGACTCTTGAGCTAACTCCGGAAGCATCGTCGTCGATTCACCTGCCATCGCTCAAAACCCTCCACTTATTTCTCGACTCTCCTGATCACGTGGATTCCATTCTCTCCGGTTGTCCTCTTCTGGAAACCATGCACCTCACCATCCAGAGATTCCAGCACTGTGCCCCCAACATAAGCGCCCTCAAGATCCACGTGCCTTTCTTGAAACGTTTAGAGTTTATAGACTCGGGTGATTCTGGAATCGTGCGTTTTGAATTGGATGCGCCATCTCTCGAATACCTTTTTATCCGCCTGTGGTATCCGGTTTACTGCCAATTCTCAGTCACCAACACGCGTAATGTGGTGGAGGCACGTGTTGATTGTCTTATAGACGATGGTTACTTTGGTGACAAGTACCTCGGTCTTGTTCCTAAGCTTCTTCATTCCCTTTGCCAAACTAGATCCCTTGTGCTGGTGTGGTCAACAGTGAAG GCCCTGCTTCGTGCTCCTATTGTAGTAAATCTTCCGGAGTTCAGAAATCTAAGTAACCTAGAGATTAATCTGAAATCAAGCAACAATACAAGCCTTTTGTTGAGCATGCTTGATAGATGTGGCAAACTTCATGTCCTTACAATTTACAAGGACACG TTTGCCGCCGACGCTCCAACGTGGATAGAACCGGCCAGTGTTCCTAAATGTCTGGAATCACATCTGTTGGTTGTTAAATTTTCAAGGTACCATGGAAACAGGGGTGATCTAGAATTGATTGCTTATATTCTTCAAAATGGACTAGTCTTGACGTCAATGACAATTGAGACAATTTTCAAAGTGGATCCAGATCAGCATCGTCGTGTTACCGAGCAATTTTGTCATATGCCAAAAGGCTCCAACACATGCCACCTTAATGTTAATTGA